The Saxibacter everestensis genome has a window encoding:
- the aceB gene encoding malate synthase A: MSRIEIRGPLGPRYEEILTPEALAFIAELHSRFAGVRHDRLLDRQKQRAEFSNGRNPGFRPETASVRNDPAWKVAGAGPGLEDRRVEITGPVDQKMAINALNSDARVWLADLEDATSPTWANVIEGQVNLRDAIRGELEFTNEAGKHYSVGAETPTIVVRPRGWHLTEKHLRYFDRFGQGTSASASLVDFGLFFFHNAKALIEQGRGPYFYLPKLENHLEARLWNEVFEFAQEYVGLRRGTIRATVLIETITAAFEMEEILYELRDHCAGLNAGRWDYIFSIIKNFRNRARFVTPDRKNITMTAPFIRAYTELLVATCHRRGAHAIGGMSAFIPDRRNPEVTERALEQVHADKTREANDGYDGTWVAHPDLIPTARAVFDQVLGSRPNQVSRQRDDVSVTAAELVDLGSITSVVTDEGLRSNVRIALRYIEAWLRGNGAVAIDHLMEDAATAEISRSQVWQWIHHEARTAEGTAITVGEVERLIEQELGALDRQPEDRFDDAVSVFRQVALAEELPTFLTIAAYTQFLVEPATTEQQRNAA, translated from the coding sequence ATGTCCAGGATTGAGATTCGCGGACCGCTGGGCCCGCGGTACGAGGAGATACTGACCCCGGAGGCATTGGCCTTCATCGCGGAGCTGCACTCCCGTTTCGCCGGTGTCCGGCACGACAGGCTGCTTGACCGGCAGAAGCAGCGCGCGGAATTCAGCAACGGTCGCAACCCCGGCTTCCGACCCGAGACGGCATCGGTCAGGAACGATCCGGCCTGGAAGGTAGCCGGCGCAGGGCCGGGACTGGAGGACCGCCGGGTGGAAATCACCGGCCCGGTCGACCAGAAGATGGCGATCAACGCCCTGAACTCGGACGCGCGGGTCTGGCTGGCCGATCTTGAGGACGCCACCTCGCCGACCTGGGCGAACGTGATCGAGGGACAGGTCAATCTGCGGGATGCGATTCGAGGTGAGCTGGAGTTCACCAACGAGGCGGGCAAGCACTACTCGGTTGGCGCCGAGACGCCGACCATCGTTGTCCGGCCGCGCGGTTGGCACCTGACCGAGAAGCACCTGCGCTACTTCGACCGCTTCGGGCAGGGTACGTCCGCGTCCGCTTCGCTGGTCGACTTCGGGCTGTTCTTCTTCCACAATGCGAAGGCATTGATCGAGCAGGGGCGCGGACCGTACTTCTACCTGCCGAAGCTGGAGAACCACCTGGAAGCGCGGCTGTGGAACGAGGTGTTCGAGTTCGCCCAGGAGTACGTCGGGCTCCGCCGGGGGACGATTCGGGCCACCGTGCTGATCGAAACCATCACCGCGGCCTTCGAGATGGAAGAGATCCTGTACGAGCTGCGCGACCACTGCGCAGGGTTGAACGCCGGTCGCTGGGACTACATCTTCTCGATCATCAAGAACTTCCGGAACCGGGCACGGTTCGTCACGCCTGACCGGAAGAACATCACGATGACCGCGCCATTCATCCGGGCATACACCGAGCTGCTGGTCGCAACCTGCCACCGCAGGGGAGCGCACGCCATCGGCGGAATGAGTGCCTTCATCCCTGACCGGCGGAATCCCGAAGTCACCGAACGCGCTCTCGAACAGGTGCACGCGGACAAGACCCGGGAGGCCAACGACGGATACGACGGAACCTGGGTCGCGCACCCGGATCTGATCCCGACCGCCCGTGCCGTCTTCGATCAGGTGCTCGGAAGTCGTCCGAATCAGGTGTCACGCCAGCGCGACGACGTGAGCGTCACCGCGGCCGAACTGGTTGACCTCGGTTCGATCACGTCCGTGGTGACGGATGAGGGCCTGCGTTCGAACGTGCGGATCGCGCTGCGCTACATCGAGGCGTGGCTGCGGGGTAACGGTGCCGTAGCAATCGATCACCTGATGGAGGATGCCGCCACGGCGGAGATCTCCAGGTCTCAGGTGTGGCAGTGGATCCACCACGAGGCTCGCACAGCAGAGGGCACCGCGATCACTGTCGGCGAGGTCGAAAGACTGATCGAGCAGGAACTCGGCGCACTTGACCGGCAACCGGAAGACAGGTTCGATGATGCGGTGAGCGTCTTCCGCCAGGTCGCCCTGGCCGAGGAACTGCCGACATTCCTGACCATAGC